A region of Myxococcus stipitatus DSM 14675 DNA encodes the following proteins:
- a CDS encoding tetratricopeptide repeat protein codes for MSEIPDEVHERIQALCAEGDALAEKGDPAAALRSFKAAFQLIPEPWLEYEATTWVCTAIGDMLFQLGEFSRARAALVDAVSAPGGLGNPFIHLRLGQCEFELGDLRRAGDELARAYMGADEELFADEDPKYLRFLKTLLKPRQDA; via the coding sequence TTGTCCGAGATTCCCGATGAGGTCCACGAGCGCATCCAGGCCCTCTGCGCCGAGGGCGACGCGCTCGCGGAGAAGGGAGACCCCGCCGCGGCGCTGCGGTCCTTCAAGGCCGCGTTCCAGCTGATTCCCGAGCCGTGGCTCGAGTACGAGGCCACCACCTGGGTCTGCACGGCCATCGGCGACATGCTCTTCCAGCTCGGGGAGTTCTCACGGGCCCGCGCCGCGCTCGTGGATGCTGTCAGCGCGCCCGGGGGATTGGGCAACCCGTTCATCCACCTGCGGCTGGGGCAGTGCGAGTTCGAGCTCGGAGACCTGCGGCGCGCGGGCGACGAACTGGCGCGGGCCTACATGGGCGCGGACGAGGAGCTCTTCGCGGACGAGGACCCGAAGTACCTGCGCTTCCTCAAGACGTTGCTGAAGCCACGCCAGGACGCCTGA
- a CDS encoding chlorophyllase/cutinase-like alpha/beta fold protein, whose translation MNRVGAVMFGALLLLAGVSKTVEAAEPPVARRANPFPLWGPLTPGPHAVGYKVLYRFDTSRTWAETRPYGKTFSPDLQGRPLRISIWYPASRAQGKTLRFEDYYRAGAAPKGFEDVEAQVPERDGGTYRGNFGDAYAVLAATPVNASMNAPAAKGRFPVVLTTGGQGALLTTNSTLAEYLASHGYVVVTVFTLGRSQGQPSLGLAPSEVAITVRDFEFTASVVRDLPNVDASRLAMVGHSMGGSAAVLFAMQNTNVSAVVGLDGTYGFPNPPAEPGILSVTEGYHYAPGRMQAALLDLRRQQPFIDLGAVRAFRHSERYLMTLAQTQHSSFTTGAMHHALALSEIEPNAAGITRRSSGEGFYWSCGVVQAFLDLQLKADPRGLDRMKQAVETNSRATLTQEPAMAARPPPATVFAQLEEQGLDAVIKAVEQFRRELPEEPVVEEAVFNERGYALLGQKKAEQAVRVFQLVAHFYPQSANAADSLGDAYVAAGQKEQARASFGRAIELAPADASLNNESRASLLTESARKLERLAP comes from the coding sequence ATGAATCGAGTCGGGGCCGTGATGTTCGGTGCGCTGCTGCTGCTGGCGGGGGTCTCGAAGACCGTGGAGGCGGCCGAGCCCCCCGTCGCCCGTCGCGCGAACCCGTTCCCGCTCTGGGGCCCGCTGACACCGGGTCCCCACGCCGTCGGCTACAAGGTCCTGTATCGCTTCGACACGAGCCGGACCTGGGCGGAGACGCGTCCCTACGGAAAGACGTTCTCACCGGACCTGCAGGGCCGGCCCCTGCGCATCAGCATCTGGTACCCGGCAAGCCGCGCCCAGGGAAAGACGCTGCGCTTCGAGGACTACTACCGAGCAGGCGCCGCGCCCAAGGGCTTCGAGGACGTCGAGGCGCAGGTCCCCGAACGAGACGGTGGCACCTACCGGGGCAACTTCGGCGACGCCTACGCCGTGCTGGCCGCGACGCCCGTGAACGCGAGCATGAATGCCCCCGCCGCCAAGGGGCGCTTCCCGGTCGTCCTCACCACGGGCGGCCAAGGGGCCCTGCTCACGACGAACTCGACCCTGGCCGAGTACCTCGCGAGCCACGGGTACGTGGTCGTCACCGTCTTCACCTTGGGGCGCAGCCAGGGCCAGCCTTCGCTGGGGCTCGCGCCCTCTGAGGTCGCCATCACCGTGCGGGACTTCGAGTTCACCGCCTCCGTGGTGAGGGACCTGCCGAACGTGGACGCCTCGCGCCTGGCCATGGTCGGCCACAGCATGGGCGGCAGCGCGGCGGTCCTCTTCGCGATGCAGAACACGAATGTCTCGGCCGTGGTGGGGCTGGATGGAACGTATGGGTTTCCCAATCCTCCCGCGGAGCCCGGAATCCTCTCGGTGACGGAGGGCTACCACTACGCCCCGGGACGGATGCAGGCCGCGCTCCTGGACCTGCGCCGGCAGCAGCCGTTCATCGACCTGGGGGCCGTGCGCGCCTTCCGGCATTCAGAGCGCTACCTGATGACGCTCGCGCAGACGCAGCACTCCAGCTTCACCACGGGGGCGATGCATCATGCGCTCGCCCTGTCGGAGATTGAACCCAACGCGGCGGGAATCACGCGGCGGTCCAGCGGCGAGGGCTTCTATTGGTCCTGCGGAGTCGTCCAGGCGTTCCTCGATCTCCAGTTGAAGGCGGACCCCCGTGGACTCGACCGGATGAAACAGGCCGTCGAAACCAACTCGCGCGCGACCCTGACCCAAGAGCCCGCGATGGCCGCCCGGCCCCCGCCCGCCACGGTCTTCGCGCAGTTGGAGGAACAGGGATTGGACGCGGTCATCAAGGCCGTCGAACAGTTCCGGCGCGAGCTCCCCGAGGAGCCCGTCGTCGAGGAAGCCGTGTTCAATGAGAGGGGTTACGCACTGCTCGGCCAGAAGAAGGCCGAGCAGGCCGTGCGCGTCTTCCAGCTCGTCGCGCACTTCTATCCTCAGTCCGCGAACGCGGCCGACAGCCTGGGAGACGCCTACGTCGCCGCGGGTCAGAAGGAGCAGGCACGTGCCTCCTTCGGCCGCGCCATCGAGCTCGCGCCCGCCGACGCCTCGCTCAACAACGAGTCCCGGGCGTCCCTCCTCACGGAGAGCGCACGGAAGCTCGAGCGGCTCGCCCCCTGA
- a CDS encoding serine hydrolase: MKSPLVKSRQAVMWVMMVLLGCQTPAEAPRAEEPPEEQLPAESCSASEALTGPHSAWLVRHGLTDAQYQVERTERTEQGYRLADVSGYEAGGGACYAVIWEKSSEVAWRAFHGLDSERLQATLVEQRAQGYRPRVLNGYNVGGAAFFAVIFHQDGGSEWVARHDLSESLFQSELATRVEQGYRLVHLSGYMSGGEERYATLWDKASGPAWKAHHRLTASELESTLEASAAQGYQLTKLSGYDVDGTDRYAALFEATPGAPIAARHGLSSAAYQREVTDLKYQGYAPVIVATHNSGRQPVFSLLWRNAAFSAADLRHIDDTVQQAMAQAKTVGLSLAITHRGRLVFAKGYGDAQLSGNTPVNTSHRFRIASVSKPLTAIGIMRLMERGQLRLTDRVFGKSGLLGETFGLESTYKDSRVLDITVQHLLEHTAGGWDNSGADGTPDPMSTYLGLSHEQLIQTVLRTVPLEFAPGTTYQYSNFGYSILGRVIERVTGLPYETYMRDHVFLPSGATRFAVGGDTLEERLPDEVVYAQRGPGAYSPYRMQLSRMDAHGGWVVTPIDLLRVAVRVDGFATVPDLLSQTTLATMTTRTTALDPNGNPVVYAQGWAVNNVPNWWHNGYLQGTQSLLVRTHDRYGPSGTEEFIWSAMTNSNNSPSSDTPDINLDSLMWTVVKGVSAWPAHDLF, from the coding sequence ATGAAGTCCCCCCTCGTGAAGTCCCGTCAGGCCGTGATGTGGGTGATGATGGTCCTCCTCGGATGTCAGACTCCGGCGGAAGCCCCCCGCGCGGAGGAACCTCCCGAGGAACAGCTCCCCGCCGAGTCCTGCTCCGCATCAGAAGCGCTGACGGGTCCCCATTCCGCCTGGCTCGTGCGCCATGGTCTGACCGATGCGCAATACCAAGTGGAGCGCACGGAGAGGACGGAGCAGGGCTATCGCCTCGCCGATGTCAGTGGTTACGAGGCAGGGGGCGGCGCCTGCTACGCCGTCATCTGGGAGAAGTCGAGCGAGGTGGCGTGGCGGGCCTTCCATGGGCTCGACTCCGAACGGCTCCAAGCCACGCTCGTCGAGCAGCGGGCCCAGGGATACCGCCCGAGAGTGCTCAACGGATACAACGTCGGCGGCGCGGCTTTCTTCGCGGTCATCTTCCATCAGGACGGTGGCTCCGAGTGGGTGGCGCGCCATGACCTGAGTGAGTCCCTGTTCCAGTCGGAGCTCGCCACCCGGGTGGAGCAGGGCTACCGGCTCGTGCACCTGAGTGGCTACATGTCCGGCGGCGAGGAGCGCTACGCGACCCTCTGGGACAAGGCCAGCGGACCGGCGTGGAAGGCCCACCATCGACTGACCGCGTCCGAGCTCGAATCCACCCTCGAAGCCAGCGCCGCCCAGGGCTATCAGCTCACGAAGCTCAGCGGCTACGACGTGGACGGCACGGACCGATACGCGGCCCTCTTCGAGGCCACGCCGGGGGCGCCCATCGCCGCTCGTCACGGGCTCTCCTCCGCCGCGTATCAACGCGAGGTGACGGACCTCAAGTACCAGGGCTATGCCCCTGTCATCGTGGCGACGCACAACAGCGGGAGGCAGCCTGTCTTCTCCCTGCTCTGGCGAAACGCGGCGTTCAGCGCGGCCGACCTGCGACACATCGACGACACCGTCCAGCAGGCGATGGCCCAGGCGAAGACCGTCGGCCTGTCGCTGGCCATCACCCACCGCGGGCGCCTCGTGTTCGCCAAGGGGTATGGCGATGCCCAACTCTCCGGCAACACCCCCGTCAACACCTCTCACCGCTTCCGCATCGCCAGTGTGTCCAAGCCGCTGACCGCCATCGGCATCATGCGGCTGATGGAGCGCGGCCAGCTTCGGCTCACGGACCGCGTCTTCGGCAAGAGCGGTCTGCTCGGAGAGACGTTCGGCCTCGAGAGCACCTACAAGGACAGCCGCGTGCTGGACATCACCGTCCAGCACCTGCTCGAGCACACCGCGGGTGGCTGGGACAACAGCGGCGCCGACGGAACCCCCGACCCCATGTCCACGTATTTGGGCCTGTCGCACGAGCAGCTCATCCAGACGGTGCTGCGAACCGTGCCGCTCGAGTTCGCGCCGGGGACGACGTACCAGTACTCGAACTTCGGCTACAGCATCCTCGGTCGCGTCATCGAGCGCGTCACGGGGCTGCCCTATGAAACGTACATGCGCGACCACGTCTTCCTGCCCAGCGGCGCCACCCGCTTCGCCGTGGGGGGCGATACCTTGGAGGAGCGGCTGCCCGACGAGGTCGTCTACGCCCAGCGCGGCCCGGGAGCCTACAGCCCCTATCGGATGCAGCTGAGTCGCATGGATGCGCACGGCGGCTGGGTCGTCACGCCCATCGACCTGCTGCGCGTCGCCGTGCGGGTGGATGGGTTCGCCACCGTCCCGGACCTGCTGAGCCAGACGACCCTCGCCACGATGACCACCCGCACGACGGCGCTCGACCCGAACGGCAACCCGGTCGTCTACGCCCAGGGCTGGGCCGTCAACAACGTGCCCAACTGGTGGCACAACGGCTACCTCCAGGGAACCCAGTCCCTGCTGGTGCGGACCCACGACCGCTACGGCCCCAGCGGCACCGAGGAGTTCATCTGGTCCGCCATGACCAACTCCAACAACAGCCCCTCTTCGGACACGCCCGACATCAACCTGGACAGCCTCATGTGGACCGTCGTGAAGGGCGTCAGCGCCTGGCCCGCACACGACCTGTTCTGA
- a CDS encoding serine hydrolase — MSPLKTQSFLAALSLLAASFVGCGAPPEEAPAADATATSQALVGPYDPWVARHALTSAQYQTEFDTWEGQGYRLSYVSGYEDGGSARYAAIWEQTSGPSWRASHGLTSAQYQTAVVNQKAQGYRPVMVNGYSVGGVAYFAVIFHADNGVAWVARHDMTSAQYQTEFNNWTGQGYRLVHVSGYTSGGAERYAALWDKTSGPSSRAYHGMTSARYQSTFTTNASQGYELAQVSSYNVGGTDLYAAIFHASSGTPSAARHGLSSAGYQQAVMDLKYQGYRPVMVAAHNNGSAPEFAMLWRNLTFSAADLEHINSTVQAAMSNTNTVGLSLAITRRGRLVFAKGYGLADKSNNTPVNSSHRFRVASVSKPMTSIGIMRLIESGQIQLTDRVFGRGALLGELYGAQGTYADSRVLNITVQQLLEHTAGGWDNDGGDGSGDPMFMNTAMNHAQLIQWVLQNVPLEFAPGTRYQYSNFGYSVLGRIIERVTGLPYDTYMRNTVFTPSGATSFAVGGDTLSARLPNEVVYYQQGAGASNPYGMPVRRMDAHGGWVVTPIDAVRVAVRADGFATVPDLLNATSIATMTTRTTALDNGGNAVNYAKGWSVNSLPNWWHNGYVPGTLALLVRTDDRYGPSNTDAFTWSAMTNSDNTSGSGTPDINLDSLMWNVVNGVSAWPAHNLF; from the coding sequence ATGAGTCCACTCAAGACCCAGTCATTCCTGGCAGCGCTGTCATTGCTGGCCGCATCCTTCGTGGGATGCGGGGCTCCGCCGGAGGAAGCCCCCGCCGCCGACGCAACCGCCACGTCCCAGGCGCTGGTCGGCCCCTATGATCCGTGGGTCGCCCGCCATGCGCTCACCTCGGCCCAATACCAGACGGAATTCGATACATGGGAAGGACAGGGCTATCGCCTCTCCTATGTCAGTGGTTACGAAGACGGGGGCAGCGCGCGCTATGCGGCCATCTGGGAGCAGACGAGTGGCCCGTCCTGGCGCGCCTCCCACGGGCTGACCTCGGCGCAGTACCAGACCGCGGTCGTCAACCAGAAGGCGCAGGGCTATCGCCCGGTGATGGTCAACGGGTACAGCGTCGGGGGCGTGGCCTACTTCGCGGTCATCTTCCACGCGGACAACGGCGTGGCGTGGGTGGCGCGTCATGACATGACGTCGGCCCAGTACCAGACGGAGTTCAACAACTGGACGGGACAGGGCTACCGGCTCGTGCACGTGAGTGGCTACACGTCCGGCGGCGCGGAGCGCTATGCGGCCCTCTGGGACAAGACGAGCGGCCCCTCGTCGCGCGCCTACCACGGCATGACGTCCGCCCGGTACCAGTCCACGTTCACCACCAACGCGTCGCAGGGGTATGAGCTGGCGCAGGTCAGCAGCTACAACGTGGGCGGCACGGACCTGTATGCGGCCATCTTCCACGCGTCCTCGGGGACTCCTTCGGCCGCGCGGCATGGGCTCTCCTCGGCCGGGTATCAGCAGGCCGTGATGGACCTCAAGTACCAGGGGTATCGCCCGGTGATGGTGGCGGCGCACAACAACGGGAGTGCGCCCGAGTTCGCCATGCTCTGGCGGAACCTGACGTTCAGCGCGGCCGACCTGGAGCACATCAACAGCACCGTCCAGGCGGCGATGAGCAACACGAACACCGTCGGCCTGTCGCTGGCCATCACCCGGCGCGGGCGCCTCGTGTTCGCCAAGGGGTATGGCCTGGCGGACAAGAGCAACAACACCCCGGTCAACTCCTCGCACCGCTTCCGCGTCGCCAGCGTGTCCAAGCCGATGACGTCCATCGGCATCATGCGGCTGATCGAGAGCGGCCAGATCCAGCTGACGGACCGCGTCTTCGGGCGGGGGGCGCTGCTCGGGGAGCTGTACGGCGCGCAGGGCACGTACGCGGACAGCCGCGTCCTGAACATCACCGTCCAGCAGTTGCTCGAGCACACCGCGGGCGGCTGGGACAACGACGGCGGCGATGGCTCGGGGGACCCCATGTTCATGAACACGGCCATGAACCACGCGCAGCTCATCCAGTGGGTGCTGCAGAACGTGCCGCTCGAGTTCGCGCCTGGGACGCGGTACCAGTACTCGAACTTCGGCTACAGCGTGCTGGGCCGCATCATCGAGCGCGTCACGGGGTTGCCCTATGACACGTACATGCGCAACACCGTGTTCACGCCCAGCGGCGCCACCAGCTTCGCGGTGGGCGGCGACACGCTGAGCGCGCGTCTGCCCAACGAGGTCGTCTACTACCAGCAGGGCGCGGGGGCCTCCAATCCGTACGGTATGCCGGTGCGGCGCATGGATGCGCACGGCGGCTGGGTCGTCACGCCCATCGACGCGGTGCGCGTCGCGGTGCGAGCGGATGGGTTCGCCACCGTCCCGGACCTGCTGAACGCGACGAGCATCGCCACGATGACCACCCGCACGACGGCGCTCGACAATGGTGGCAACGCCGTCAACTACGCCAAGGGCTGGTCGGTGAACAGCCTCCCCAACTGGTGGCACAACGGCTACGTCCCCGGCACCCTGGCGCTGCTGGTCCGGACCGATGACCGCTACGGCCCCAGCAACACCGATGCGTTCACCTGGTCCGCGATGACCAACTCCGACAACACGTCCGGCTCGGGCACGCCCGACATCAACCTGGACAGCCTCATGTGGAACGTCGTGAACGGCGTCAGCGCCTGGCCCGCGCACAACCTGTTCTGA
- a CDS encoding DUF2306 domain-containing protein, whose protein sequence is MKNKALWVLFAVLCLGVGLYPSIYLFTDPNSGFRARKGLELLTSPVWNAAFYTHLALGGLALFVGWTQFIARLRLKVPGVHRFLGKVYVGAVLVSGLTGLYVGFFATGGFVAAAGFISLALVWLSTTASAWWHIKNRRIEEHRRMMVYSYAACFAAVTLRLWLPFLVRGTGDFISAYRIVAWLCWVPNLGVAYLLTRGQRPARVLASS, encoded by the coding sequence ATGAAGAACAAGGCACTCTGGGTTCTCTTCGCCGTCCTCTGCCTGGGTGTGGGCCTCTACCCGAGCATCTACCTCTTCACGGACCCGAACTCGGGCTTTCGTGCGAGGAAGGGGCTGGAGCTGCTGACGAGTCCCGTCTGGAACGCGGCCTTCTACACGCACCTCGCGTTGGGAGGGCTCGCGCTGTTCGTCGGCTGGACGCAGTTTATCGCGAGGCTGCGGCTCAAGGTCCCGGGGGTGCACCGGTTCCTCGGAAAGGTCTACGTCGGGGCGGTGCTGGTGAGCGGGCTCACGGGCCTCTACGTCGGCTTCTTCGCCACGGGAGGCTTCGTCGCCGCGGCGGGCTTCATCAGCCTGGCCCTCGTCTGGCTCTCCACCACGGCCTCCGCCTGGTGGCACATCAAGAACCGGCGCATCGAGGAGCACCGGCGCATGATGGTCTACAGCTATGCGGCCTGCTTCGCGGCTGTCACGCTGCGGCTCTGGCTGCCCTTCCTGGTGCGAGGGACGGGCGACTTCATCTCGGCCTATCGCATCGTCGCTTGGCTCTGCTGGGTCCCCAATCTGGGCGTGGCCTACCTCCTCACGCGCGGACAGCGCCCGGCGCGAGTGCTCGCGTCTTCGTGA
- a CDS encoding carboxypeptidase-like regulatory domain-containing protein — translation MSTAKRGRWLGRVGVLVLVLGAAVTWTVVSKPLAAPETTPSTAVPSQRPPPVWAASPPSGDARITGTLREDKSPVPGARVFASRSISEQVLAEVMPCIPRESTAPGESVASAGDPPCWALDPEELREQVDIYARAARPLTEATTSKDGAFTLEGLADGKVMLWALADTGAALLPEVAVGTENVSLSLEAGTTFRGQVVSTPDEKPIANARVFLLGHSQLLFFEATTDAQGRYAFGMLPQATYAAVVMAEGWGSQVFWHGGLLRDRVLLGSPARFAGRVVSPQGHPVAGIQVELERDSADTRAATLTDSEGRFSLTVPKAVSGWLFAERPSHGDFGRIYTPPGEDLVLELEAGIHLEGTVRDEEGRSIPGAQVTALRLGAARSPQLSTVTDSAGRYRLGPLEPMAFVNREAFRKAHPEVHGTPLQREVSVQAAHYLDDSRIHEGGVNTPPMDFTLKRAATVEGIAVDPEGRPLRDVMVMLAVNKGDPENPSTQHGEATLTDESGRFSVDIDGEGEGWIDAESEDFTMDSVDVTIPSRGLRLVLDPRSTLPGRVVDAEERPVPNVFVYLYVGGDDAIRGMETSDDEGRFVFKDLSPGPYTLKASLWTGGNATQRELVQQAEVREGEASAPVVLRLEAGRSLQGLVVDTEGRPLSDVRVLAKAIVEGSLDGESFDATYSPNGVPSNAEGRFVLRDLSEPQYGLAVASERYRLDPARSRGGTLVGKSYRVARDAAELRLVMTREPRVRGRLVQEDGSPLPEAQVGPRGATAKDGSFDVPRDELDDERLIIEHRDFMPLVRELAARGKGDQDFGTLTMSVGRTVRGVLRDPDTGKPFTGRLQGPEGEAIGTIPLLVMLEPDDGRLAGTRAGHLPMQTEDDGTLVLKHLQSVPLMMEVIARPHYLPLRMRLGPNQESFDVSLVRGAAVEVVIRDLEGKPIPAEVTLTPKEPKGDNEAVKFPTYTGSFTTNMLVPGLYVAQTRVLDGANPGLVFAPTPLRIPVGGAASFTLTPIRP, via the coding sequence ATGAGCACGGCGAAGCGTGGGAGGTGGCTGGGGCGGGTCGGTGTCCTGGTCCTGGTGCTCGGAGCCGCCGTCACATGGACCGTGGTGTCCAAGCCACTCGCGGCCCCCGAGACGACGCCCTCCACCGCCGTGCCCTCCCAGCGGCCCCCGCCAGTCTGGGCCGCGTCCCCTCCCTCGGGAGACGCGCGCATCACCGGCACGCTGCGCGAGGACAAGAGCCCCGTCCCTGGGGCACGCGTCTTCGCCTCCCGAAGCATCTCCGAGCAGGTCCTCGCGGAGGTGATGCCCTGCATCCCGCGTGAGTCGACCGCCCCCGGCGAATCCGTCGCCTCCGCGGGGGACCCGCCCTGCTGGGCACTGGACCCCGAGGAGCTGCGCGAGCAGGTGGACATCTACGCCCGGGCGGCCCGCCCGCTCACCGAAGCCACCACCAGCAAGGACGGCGCCTTCACCCTGGAAGGGCTCGCGGACGGGAAGGTCATGCTCTGGGCCCTCGCCGATACAGGGGCGGCCCTCCTGCCAGAGGTCGCGGTGGGCACAGAGAACGTGTCCCTGTCACTCGAAGCGGGCACCACGTTCCGCGGACAGGTCGTGAGCACCCCGGACGAGAAGCCCATCGCCAACGCGCGCGTCTTCCTCCTGGGCCACTCACAGCTGCTCTTCTTCGAGGCAACGACGGATGCCCAGGGCCGGTACGCCTTCGGGATGCTCCCACAAGCCACCTACGCCGCCGTGGTGATGGCGGAGGGCTGGGGCAGCCAGGTCTTCTGGCACGGGGGACTGCTGCGAGACCGCGTGCTGCTGGGAAGCCCCGCGCGCTTCGCGGGACGCGTCGTGTCCCCCCAAGGCCACCCCGTCGCGGGCATCCAGGTCGAGCTGGAGCGGGACAGCGCCGACACCCGGGCCGCGACCCTCACCGACTCCGAGGGGCGCTTCAGCCTCACGGTGCCGAAAGCAGTTTCCGGCTGGCTCTTCGCGGAGCGCCCTTCGCACGGTGACTTCGGCCGCATCTACACACCTCCCGGTGAGGACCTGGTCCTCGAGCTCGAGGCGGGAATCCACCTGGAAGGCACCGTGCGAGACGAGGAGGGCCGGTCCATCCCAGGCGCCCAGGTGACGGCCCTTCGCCTGGGGGCGGCGAGGTCTCCACAGCTCTCCACTGTCACGGACTCCGCGGGGCGCTATCGCCTGGGGCCCCTGGAGCCCATGGCCTTCGTGAACAGGGAGGCCTTCCGCAAGGCCCACCCGGAAGTCCACGGGACGCCTCTTCAGCGCGAGGTCTCCGTCCAAGCCGCCCACTACCTCGACGACTCCAGGATTCACGAAGGGGGGGTGAACACGCCCCCCATGGACTTCACGCTCAAGCGCGCGGCCACCGTGGAGGGAATCGCGGTGGACCCCGAGGGACGTCCCCTGCGGGACGTGATGGTGATGCTCGCCGTCAACAAGGGGGACCCCGAGAACCCTTCCACCCAACATGGCGAAGCAACCCTCACGGATGAGTCGGGGCGCTTCTCGGTGGATATCGACGGGGAGGGAGAAGGCTGGATTGACGCCGAGTCGGAGGACTTCACGATGGACTCCGTGGACGTGACGATTCCCTCGCGGGGCCTGCGACTGGTGCTCGACCCTCGCTCCACCCTTCCGGGGCGGGTGGTCGACGCGGAGGAGAGGCCCGTGCCCAACGTCTTCGTCTACCTGTACGTCGGAGGGGATGACGCCATCCGGGGGATGGAGACCTCGGATGACGAGGGGCGCTTCGTCTTCAAGGACCTCTCGCCGGGGCCGTACACCCTGAAGGCCTCGCTCTGGACCGGGGGGAACGCCACGCAGCGAGAGCTCGTCCAGCAGGCGGAGGTGCGCGAGGGCGAAGCCTCCGCGCCCGTCGTCCTGCGACTGGAAGCGGGGCGCTCGTTGCAAGGGCTCGTCGTCGACACCGAAGGGCGCCCGCTCTCCGACGTGAGGGTGCTCGCCAAGGCCATCGTCGAGGGCTCGCTGGACGGGGAGTCCTTCGACGCGACCTACAGCCCGAATGGAGTCCCCTCCAACGCCGAGGGCCGCTTCGTCCTGCGAGACTTGTCCGAGCCCCAATACGGGCTGGCCGTCGCCTCGGAGCGCTACCGACTGGACCCCGCGCGCTCTCGGGGAGGGACCCTGGTGGGGAAATCCTACCGGGTCGCGCGAGATGCCGCGGAGCTCCGGCTGGTGATGACGCGAGAGCCTCGGGTGCGTGGGCGGCTGGTCCAGGAGGATGGCTCCCCCCTGCCGGAGGCGCAGGTGGGCCCGCGTGGCGCCACCGCGAAGGACGGGAGCTTCGACGTGCCACGGGATGAGCTGGACGATGAGCGGCTGATCATCGAGCACCGGGACTTCATGCCCCTGGTCCGGGAGCTCGCCGCTCGTGGCAAGGGTGACCAGGACTTCGGGACGCTCACGATGTCGGTGGGCAGGACGGTGCGCGGCGTCCTGAGGGACCCCGACACGGGGAAACCCTTTACGGGCCGCCTCCAGGGCCCGGAGGGCGAGGCCATCGGCACGATTCCCCTCCTGGTCATGCTCGAGCCCGATGACGGCCGGCTCGCGGGAACACGCGCGGGCCACCTCCCCATGCAGACGGAGGACGACGGAACACTCGTGCTGAAGCACCTTCAATCGGTGCCGCTCATGATGGAGGTGATTGCGCGCCCCCATTACCTCCCCTTGCGCATGAGGCTGGGCCCGAATCAGGAATCCTTCGACGTGTCGCTGGTGCGTGGCGCCGCCGTGGAGGTGGTGATTCGCGACCTCGAGGGCAAGCCCATCCCCGCGGAGGTGACGCTCACGCCGAAGGAGCCGAAAGGAGACAACGAGGCGGTGAAGTTTCCCACGTACACCGGCAGCTTCACGACGAACATGCTGGTGCCGGGGCTCTACGTCGCGCAGACCCGGGTTCTCGATGGCGCGAACCCAGGGCTCGTCTTCGCCCCCACTCCGCTGCGCATCCCCGTCGGCGGCGCGGCGTCCTTCACGCTGACGCCCATCCGTCCCTAG
- a CDS encoding FHA domain-containing protein: MAAVILEARCVAPFAVDLRFSDGRAGEVDLSAFLFEYEWNKKRTPDLSIQTRDWLSVPENFETLRVHPESGTLAWGDERPFPAELLYWRVVMGRILATVSAKDGTLLGTVELGGTRQTWSRPVTLGRASTNRIVVDREGVAPVHAQVTVGGGHHPRYFIEVVEGETRAGGTCSSTPGERWSVSALQPLLLELGDCVVKIGK, translated from the coding sequence ATGGCCGCAGTCATTCTCGAAGCCCGCTGTGTCGCGCCCTTCGCCGTGGACCTGCGCTTCAGCGACGGGCGCGCGGGGGAAGTGGACCTGAGCGCCTTCCTCTTCGAATACGAATGGAACAAGAAGCGAACCCCGGACCTCTCCATCCAGACGCGCGACTGGCTGAGTGTCCCGGAGAACTTCGAGACGCTCCGCGTCCACCCCGAGTCCGGCACACTCGCCTGGGGCGATGAGCGTCCCTTTCCCGCGGAGCTTTTGTACTGGCGCGTGGTGATGGGGCGCATCCTGGCGACCGTGAGCGCGAAGGATGGAACCCTCCTCGGCACGGTGGAGCTCGGCGGTACACGTCAGACGTGGTCGAGGCCCGTCACCCTCGGCCGGGCGAGCACCAACCGCATCGTCGTGGACCGGGAGGGAGTGGCACCGGTCCACGCCCAGGTGACGGTGGGCGGTGGCCACCATCCCCGCTACTTCATCGAGGTGGTGGAGGGGGAGACTCGCGCTGGAGGAACCTGCTCCTCGACCCCGGGCGAGCGCTGGAGCGTCTCCGCGTTGCAGCCGCTCCTGCTGGAGCTGGGCGACTGCGTCGTGAAGATTGGGAAGTGA